Proteins from a genomic interval of Geodermatophilus obscurus DSM 43160:
- a CDS encoding proteasome assembly chaperone family protein, whose product MAQRPEELVELLPEAEPFLVREAEATEAGARRGLVLVHDVAGEFDAASAGALAGAHLLAALPHEVVARFDVDSLVDYRAHRPRMTFSGDRYESFAAPELLLYALEDDAGEPFLLLHGTEPDFAWERFVAAVGWLVERLGVTSVVSLQAIPMPVPHTRPVTVTAHATRRSLIAEYPVYWGEMRLPGSVAALLELRMGEAGVDAYGVAAHVPHYLAQATFPAASLTLLEHLSRLTGLHLPTEALREAAEAHRSEVDEQIARSPENTAVVAALEQQFDQFTAAREGTGLLSDIGEVPSGDEIGAELERFLAEHERRRGE is encoded by the coding sequence CCCGAGGCGGAGCCGTTCCTGGTCCGCGAGGCCGAGGCCACCGAGGCCGGTGCCCGCCGTGGGCTGGTGCTGGTGCACGACGTCGCCGGGGAGTTCGACGCAGCCTCGGCCGGGGCGCTGGCCGGGGCCCACCTGCTCGCCGCGCTGCCGCACGAGGTGGTCGCCCGGTTCGACGTCGACAGCCTGGTCGACTACCGCGCGCACCGGCCGCGGATGACCTTCTCCGGCGACCGCTACGAGTCGTTCGCCGCGCCGGAACTCCTCCTCTACGCGCTGGAGGACGACGCCGGCGAGCCGTTCCTGCTGCTGCACGGCACGGAGCCGGACTTCGCCTGGGAGCGCTTCGTGGCCGCGGTCGGCTGGCTGGTCGAGCGGCTCGGCGTGACGTCGGTCGTGTCGCTGCAGGCGATCCCGATGCCGGTGCCGCACACCCGGCCGGTCACCGTCACCGCCCACGCGACGCGGCGCTCGCTGATCGCGGAGTACCCGGTCTACTGGGGTGAGATGCGGCTTCCCGGTAGCGTCGCGGCGCTGCTGGAGCTGCGGATGGGCGAGGCCGGCGTGGACGCCTACGGGGTGGCCGCGCACGTGCCGCACTACCTGGCGCAGGCGACCTTCCCGGCGGCGTCGCTGACGCTGCTCGAGCACCTGTCCCGGCTGACCGGGCTGCACCTGCCCACCGAGGCGCTGCGGGAGGCCGCCGAGGCCCACCGCAGCGAGGTCGACGAGCAGATCGCCCGGTCCCCTGAGAACACCGCCGTCGTGGCCGCGCTGGAGCAGCAGTTCGACCAGTTCACCGCCGCCCGCGAGGGCACCGGCCTGTTGAGCGACATCGGCGAGGTACCCAGCGGCGACGAGATCGGCGCGGAGCTCGAGCGCTTCCTCGCCGAGCACGAGCGCCGCCGCGGCGAGTGA